The region TCTAACCGTGTTGACGGGCATGAGCCTGGCAGCTATCGGTTCCGTGTATCAGCTGATGCTAGGGAATCCTCTGGCAGAGCCGTATATATTGGGCATCTCCTCCGGTTCAGCATTTGGCAGTATCCTCTTCGCAGTCTTGGGCATGATTCTGCTAATGCCTTTAGGAGGATTCATTGGAGCGATTTTAACCATGCTCCTGGTGTGGAGATTAGCACAAAGGCGCAGTGGATTTGATCCCCGCCGCTTGATCATTGCCGGAGTAATCGTAGGGATGTTTTTCTCCTCTGGAATCTCTCTGATGATGTATCTGAACCGTCAGGACACCGTATTGATACTGGGAACTTTAATGGGCAATCTGGGACGAATCTTCAACCGTACCGAATACATAGTATTTCTGAGTTTGGCGGGCTTCATCGTGCTGCTGTTAGCCTGGCTTTTTATGAAGAGCCGGGCCTTGGACATCCTCAGCAGTTCTGATCTCTATGCTGCCAGCGTTGGCATCGAAGTAGAGCGCTTACGTAAACAGATATTCTTTGTAACTTCGCTGGTGGTGGGCATAGTGGTCTCTTATGCCGGCATCATCGGTTTTGTGGGGCTTATCACGCCTCACATCATGCGCCTGGTTGGCTTCAGAAATCAAAAAAAGATATTCCCCGCCAGCCTTCTGTTTGGCGCCGCTTTTCTCTTGGGAGCGGATTTCCTGGCCAAAAACCTCAGCGTAATCGAGCTGCCGGTAGGAGTCATTACTGCTGCGATTGGATGCCCCTTTTTCATCTATTTGCTCTTGCGAAAGTAAAATTTTATTGACACAATGACCGCATCCTCAGAATTATCGCATAAATAAGGGATTGTAGCTGATGGTAAATGACCA is a window of Candidatus Cloacimonadota bacterium DNA encoding:
- a CDS encoding iron ABC transporter permease yields the protein MKRYIFLALVAIGAIVLTFIYLNWGNPGGYIITQVRLPRLLLTVLTGMSLAAIGSVYQLMLGNPLAEPYILGISSGSAFGSILFAVLGMILLMPLGGFIGAILTMLLVWRLAQRRSGFDPRRLIIAGVIVGMFFSSGISLMMYLNRQDTVLILGTLMGNLGRIFNRTEYIVFLSLAGFIVLLLAWLFMKSRALDILSSSDLYAASVGIEVERLRKQIFFVTSLVVGIVVSYAGIIGFVGLITPHIMRLVGFRNQKKIFPASLLFGAAFLLGADFLAKNLSVIELPVGVITAAIGCPFFIYLLLRK